The Couchioplanes caeruleus sequence GCTGCGCAAGCTGGGGATTCCGACGATCGCAGACCGCGTCGTGCAGGCGTCCTTGAAGCTGGTGTTGGAGCCGATCTTTGAGGCGGATTTCCTGCCGTGTAGCTACGGTTTCCGCCCGGAACGCCGCTGTCAGGACGCGATCGAGGAGATCCGTTATCTCGCCGCCCGCTCCTACGAGTGGGTGTTCGAGGGTGACATCGCGGCCTGCTTCGACGAGATCGACCATGCGGCCCTGCTGGACCGGGTGCGTCGACGCATCGCCGACAGGCGCGTCCTGACGCTGGTCAAGGCGTTCCTCAAGGCGGGCGTGCTCAATGCTCTCGGGCACGTCCGTGGCTCTCACGCCGGTACTCCCCAGGGCGGCATCCTGTCGCCGCTACTGGCCAACATCGCCCTGTCCGCGCTCGACGAGCACTTCGCCGAGCTGTGGCAGCGCCACCGCAATCCCACCGCGCGCAAAGATCACCGCCGACGCGGAGGCGCGACGTATCGCCTGGTGCGCTACGCCGACGACTTCGTCGTCATGGTGTCCGGCACGCGCGAACAGGCCATGAGCCTGTGGGATGAGGTGGCCGCGATCATCGCGCCGCTCGGGCTGCGTTTAGCGCCCGAGAAGACGAGGGTCGTGGGCATCAACGAGGGCTTCGACTTCCTCGGGTTCCGCATCCGGCGGGACCGGCAGAGGGGAAGCGACCGCTACTTCATCTACACCTACCCGGCGCGCAACACCCTGACGTCGGTCAAGGCGAAGATCAAGGCGGTCACACAGACACAGACCCTGGACCGCCCGCTCGACGAGATCCTCAAACATCTCGGCACCATCGTGCGGGGCTGGACCCTGTACTTCCGGCACTCCTCAGCCAGCGTCACCTTCGCCTACCTGCGCTACTACCTGTGGAAACGGGTCGTCGTGTGGCTACGGCGTCGGCACGCGAAGCCGGGATGGAAGTACATCCGCCGCCAGTACTTCAACCAAGACTGGTGGCCCGAATGGAACGGCATCAGGCTCTTCGACCCCAGTACGGTGAAGATCCACCGTTACCGCTACCGGGGCACGAAGATCCCCACGCCGTGGGGCACGCGCCCAGCAACAACCTGACCAGCCGGGACTCGTGGAGAGCCCGGTGCTCGGAAACGGGCACGCCGGGTTCGGACGGGCGGCCAAGGGAAACGGGCGGCGGAAATGCCGAAACCGCGCCCTTGGTCGACCCGTACACCGGCTATCCGGCCCACGAAGGCAACGCCGTGGACCCGGTTTCATTCATGGCGAAAAAAGGCGTCCGACTGTAAATCGTGAAGTGATTCTTCGCACAAATCATCGACTTGACTTCACCACCCGGATCGAGCGTCCATGAACGTGTAAGCAATTCCCGGACGAAAGGAAAGACAATGCCGCACGCGACCGCCCCGCAATTCACCACCGAGTCCCTTGCCGCCGCCGTGAAGTCCGTAGCGGCCAACTGTGACACCCCGACGGTGGTCACGCTGACCGCCGCCGGGGCCACCGTCACCGGGCGGGCGGAAGCCGTCCCCGGTGCCCCGCTGACCGCCGACGCCGCCGCCGCGACGCTGGCCGGCATGGCGCGGCTGATCGGCCGGCACCCGGGCATGTTCGGCGCCGACGTGGCCGGGTACGCGCTGATTCTGCCCGGTGAGCGCGTCGCGTTCGCCGCCGACCGAACCGGGACCACGCACCACATCCAACTCCCCGGAGCCCCCACCGAGCCGCTACGGTCCGACCGGTGGGGCGCCATCTGTGACGGGCTCACCGCCATGATCAACGCCGCGCGCTGACCGTCACCCCGCCGCACCACCGCCCCGCCACCGCGCCCGGCCGATCGGCCGGGCGCGGCGCGTTTCCTACCCCCGAAAGCCGACCCCGCCCACGGCCGATTTACGGCCACGCCCCACCGGCCCTAGGCAATGCCACCCGCGCCGCGCGAACGTCGCACAGCGGCGAAGCTGGGGCCATCAAATAGCGCGCCCCGCCGCAATCGCGCCCGCAATCGAGGGCCGCGCGGCCCCGAATCCGGGTTCCCGGAAAGAGTCATGAAAACCGGGGTTGACAACAACCGGGCATCGAGCGTCCATGGACGTGGGCAACAACAACCGCCCCGGCGAAACGCAAGAACGCCAACGCGGAATCGCTATTACCAATCCCATTTGTGTACGGAGGTTTACCCGCCATGACCGCACCCACCGCCACCCCGGCCGCCGAGTCCGTCGCCCGTTCGCTCGCCGCCCACCCCGACGGCGTCACCGCACGCGACCTCGCCACGTCCGCCAAGGTTGGCAACTCCACCGCCGCCAAGATCCTCGCCGCCATGGAGGCCGACGGCACCGCCACCCGCATCCCCGGCCCGACCAACGGCAACCGCAAGAGCGCCGACATCTGGCGGCCCGCCGCCACCACCGAGGAGGCCACCGTGACCACCACGACCGACGAGGCGCCCGCCGCGACCGACGACGCCAGCGCCGCCGACGAGGCGCCCGCCGCGACCGACACGGCCACCACGACCGACGGCGCGGGCAGCGCCACCGCAACCGACGACGCGCCCGCCTCGACCGACGAGGCCGCCGCCGACGCGCCGACGCCGACCGACGGGGCCGCGCCGAACGAGGCGGGCAACGCCGACGGGACGGACGGGAAGCCGGTCGAGGCGCCGGTTTCCGGGGCGCCGGTGTCGGGCGCGCCGTCCGGCGCCGGGGATCACCTAAAGATCGTGATGGTGGCCGGGGTGCTCGGTGACCACCCGGACGGGGTGAGCGCGGCCGACCTGATCGAGACGTCCGGCCTGCGGGCGGCGGTCGTGGCGCGGGTACTGACCGCCATGGAGGTTGCCGGGGCGGCGGTGCGCAAGCCCGCCGACAAGCCCGACGGCGTAGACCTGTGGGTGCGCGGTGAGGCGGACCTGGACAAGGTCGATCTCGCCAACGCGGCCCCGTACCGCGAGTGCGTGTGCACGTGCGGCCACAAGCACCGGGTCAAGACCGGCGTCGCGGTCACCACGATGCGCCGCCCCGGTCGCACCACCGGCGAGATCAACACCGACGGGTCGGCGAAGCTCGGCAAGGGCGAGCTGGAGCGCATGGTCGAGGCGTGGATGCGCGACCTGGGCACCGGCCACGACGTCACCCCGACCACCGTGGGCAAGGAGCTGGGCGGACGTAGTTCGGGCGCGTGCGGCAACGCGCTGAACAAGCTCACCGCCGCCGGGGTGGTCGTGATGACCAGCGCCGCGCCCGCGAAGTTCGCCCTCGCCGACAACCCGCCCGCCCCGAGTGACGCGGTTGCCGCGCTGATGACCCGCCCGGTGACCACCGACGAGGCGGTGAGCGACGAGGCCCCGGCCACCGACGACACCCCGGCCGACGCGACCACCGACGCGACCACCGACGAGGCCCCGACCACCGAGGAGGCCGCGACCACGGCAGACGCCCCGGCGACCAACGAGGCCCCGGCCGAGCTTGCCGACGCCGCGTGATGACCCGCCGCGCACCCGGGGGCCGGACTTCCCTGCCGGCCCCCGGCGCGGCGCCCCTTCATGACCATCGATCCCGCAAGGAGGCATCCATGACCACCACACAGACCCCGGCCCCGGCCCCGTACGTCCCGGCGCACGACGGCATGTGCCCGCTCGGCCCGCACCTGGTGTGCGCGGACTTCAACGCCATGCCGCAACGGATGTGGCGCACCGACCGGCAGGACTGGCCGTGCGAGGGCTGCGGCGCGCCCATGACCCGCACCTACGCGCCCGCCACCGGCTGGAGCGCGTGGCGCCCGGCGACCCGATGACCTCGGCCGGAACCGGCGACCCGACCACCACCGACCCCCGACAGGAGACGCGCCGCATGACCACGCAACCCCCGCCGCCCGGCACCACCGCCGAGCCCGGCCCGACGGCCCCGGCAACCGCGCCCGAGCCCGCCGGGCAGGTGTACCTGGTCGCCGGGGGCGACCTCGTGGCGCTGTTCGACACCCGCGAGGCGGCGGACATCATGCTCGTCACGATGATCGGCGCGAACCTTGACCCGGTGACCGCGTGTCTGAGCGCGGCCCGATGGGATGAGGTGCGGGCGGACCTGCTGGCGCGCGTGCCCGCCCTGACCATCACCGACGCTCGGACCGGCCGTGCGGGCGGTGCCCGGTGACCCGCCCGCCCGGCGCCACCCCGGACGATCCGGCGATCCCGCCACGGCTGGCCGCGCGGCCCCACGACGCGCGGCGCGGACTGCCGATCCCGCCGGTCAACCTGCACCCCGACCCGACCGGCGGCGGGATACACGTGGACTTCACCACGATCAACACCCGCACGTCGACCGACCTCGCCGTACAACGGTTGTGCTCGCTGTGCGGGCAACCGATGGGGTACTGGGTGGCGTTCCTCGGCGGCCCCCGCGCGGCCGAGCTGATGCGCTACGCCGACCCGCCCGGGTGCGTGGAGTGCATGACGGCCGCACTCACGCTGTGCCCACACATCGCCCTCGGCAGGCACCGGCGAGCCCGCGCCGACCGGCCCGGTGGCGGCATCATCCCGCCCGGCTCGCACGGCGACAAACCCGACCGCTACCTGCTCGGCATCACCCGGCACTACCGGACCCGGTTCATCCCCGAGCACGGCTTCAGCGTGTACCTGCCGGCCCGGTTCAAGACCGTCCACGAGTACCGCTACGGCCCCGACGGACGGCTGAACACCGACCCCCAATCGCGACCCTAGGGAGCAAGCGCCATGACCGGGTTTCACTCCGATCTCACCGTCGACAAGCTGATCCTGCACGCCGGCCACGAAGTAGAGATCGTGACGTACGCGGGAGAAAACGTCTCCCTGGACTGCATGACGTGCGGCGAAACCCTTACCGACGCCGCCATTGCGGATGACGCCGAACCGGCCGACCGGCCCGGTACCCCGGTAGCCGTGCGCCAGCGGCGGGCGCCAGATTCGCCGCAGAAAACTCCATAGACCGGCCCGGATCGACTTGATCCGCCACCTGTAGGTAGGGACCATTATTTGTGACGGCGCACCCGGGATTGGAACCCCCGGCCCGCCGCCACCATCCACATCGACCCGGAAGGAAACACCCGTGGCACACGAACTCGAACGCCTCGCCAACGGACAGACCGCCTTCGCCTCCGCCCGACTGTCCGCCTGGCACCAGCTCGGCCAGGTCACCGACGACTGCATGACCGCCGAGGAGATCATGAGCAAGGCGTGGCTCGGCGGCTGGGAGGTCCGCAAGATCCCGCTCCAGGGCATGGAGATCACCGACAAGGGCGTGACAAAGGTCGACTGCCCCGACAAGTTCATGACGGTGCGGACCAACCCGCAGACCGGCGCCACCGAGTACCTCGGCATCGTCGGCGAGGACTACACCACCGTGCAGAACGAACAGATCGCCGAGGTACTCAACCTCCTGGTCGACGAGTCCGGCGCGCACTTCGAAACCGCCGGCTCGATGCGCAAGGGCAAGAGCGTCTTCGTCACGATGAAGCTGCCGACCGCCATGGAGATCGCCGGGGTGGACCGGATGGACCTCTATCTGGCCGGCACCACGAGCCACGACGGGACCGCGTCGCTGAGGCTGGACGCCACGCCGGTGCGGATCGTGTGCGCCAACACCCAGCGGTCAGCCTTCGCGCAGTCGGAAGGAACCTACACCTTCCGGCACACCTCGAACATCACCGCGAAGATCAGCGAGGCCAGGCAGGCCCTCGGCCTGATGTGGAAGCACTTCGACGCGTTCGAGGCCGCGGCCGAGAAGATGATCAACGAGGCGCTCACGATGGGCGAGTTCGAGAAGATCGTCGCGCAGCTCTGGCCCCTCGCCGACGACGCCACCGACACGGCGCGCAACAACGCCAAGCAGCGCGCCTCGACCCTGCGCTACCTCGTCCGCGACGCGGACACGCAGAAGGCGATCAAGGGCACCCGGTGGGCCGGGTACCAGGCGATCACCGAGTACGTCGACCACTACGCCAAGGCCAGCACCGCCGAGATCCGCGCCCGCCGCGCGGTGACCGGTGCCGGTGCCGACCTGAAGGCCCGCGCGTTCGACCTGCTGTCGGTCTGAGCCGTAGCCCGGG is a genomic window containing:
- the ltrA gene encoding group II intron reverse transcriptase/maturase — protein: MPEDSPVNIGDLLARPLVAERRVLEMQTKLHRWSVADAGRRFDDLFNLVADPAFLVMAWTRVRENKGSRTAGVDWQTAHSIEASAAGVVGFLEQVRAQVKARAFVPVPVRQRMIPKASGKLRKLGIPTIADRVVQASLKLVLEPIFEADFLPCSYGFRPERRCQDAIEEIRYLAARSYEWVFEGDIAACFDEIDHAALLDRVRRRIADRRVLTLVKAFLKAGVLNALGHVRGSHAGTPQGGILSPLLANIALSALDEHFAELWQRHRNPTARKDHRRRGGATYRLVRYADDFVVMVSGTREQAMSLWDEVAAIIAPLGLRLAPEKTRVVGINEGFDFLGFRIRRDRQRGSDRYFIYTYPARNTLTSVKAKIKAVTQTQTLDRPLDEILKHLGTIVRGWTLYFRHSSASVTFAYLRYYLWKRVVVWLRRRHAKPGWKYIRRQYFNQDWWPEWNGIRLFDPSTVKIHRYRYRGTKIPTPWGTRPATT
- a CDS encoding MarR family transcriptional regulator; translated protein: MTAPTATPAAESVARSLAAHPDGVTARDLATSAKVGNSTAAKILAAMEADGTATRIPGPTNGNRKSADIWRPAATTEEATVTTTTDEAPAATDDASAADEAPAATDTATTTDGAGSATATDDAPASTDEAAADAPTPTDGAAPNEAGNADGTDGKPVEAPVSGAPVSGAPSGAGDHLKIVMVAGVLGDHPDGVSAADLIETSGLRAAVVARVLTAMEVAGAAVRKPADKPDGVDLWVRGEADLDKVDLANAAPYRECVCTCGHKHRVKTGVAVTTMRRPGRTTGEINTDGSAKLGKGELERMVEAWMRDLGTGHDVTPTTVGKELGGRSSGACGNALNKLTAAGVVVMTSAAPAKFALADNPPAPSDAVAALMTRPVTTDEAVSDEAPATDDTPADATTDATTDEAPTTEEAATTADAPATNEAPAELADAA
- a CDS encoding DUF932 domain-containing protein, yielding MAHELERLANGQTAFASARLSAWHQLGQVTDDCMTAEEIMSKAWLGGWEVRKIPLQGMEITDKGVTKVDCPDKFMTVRTNPQTGATEYLGIVGEDYTTVQNEQIAEVLNLLVDESGAHFETAGSMRKGKSVFVTMKLPTAMEIAGVDRMDLYLAGTTSHDGTASLRLDATPVRIVCANTQRSAFAQSEGTYTFRHTSNITAKISEARQALGLMWKHFDAFEAAAEKMINEALTMGEFEKIVAQLWPLADDATDTARNNAKQRASTLRYLVRDADTQKAIKGTRWAGYQAITEYVDHYAKASTAEIRARRAVTGAGADLKARAFDLLSV